One Coffea arabica cultivar ET-39 chromosome 5c, Coffea Arabica ET-39 HiFi, whole genome shotgun sequence DNA window includes the following coding sequences:
- the LOC140007794 gene encoding ras-related protein RABB1c, whose translation MSYAYLFKYIIIGDTGVGKSCLLLQFTDKRFQPVHDLTIGVEFGARMITIDNKPIKLQIWDTAGQESFRSITRSYYRGAAGALLVYDITRRETFNHLASWLEDARQHANANMTIMLIGNKCDLSHRRAVSTEEGEQFAKENGLIFMECSAKTAQNVEEAFISTASTIYRKIQDGVFDVSNESYGIKVGYGGIPGPSGGRDGAAAQGGGCCS comes from the exons ATGTCGTACGCCTATCTATTCAAGTACATCATCATCGGAGATACTG GAGTCGGAAAGTCATGTCTTCTGCTGCAGTTTACAGACAAAAGATTTCAGCCTGTTCATGACTTAACAATTGGAGTTGAGTTTGGTGCCAGAATGATCACAATTGACAACAAGCCAATAAAACTACAGATCTGGGACACG GCTGGTCAAGAATCATTCAGGTCGATTACAAGGTCTTACTACAGAGGTGCTGCTGGGGCTCTGCTTGTTTATGACATTACACG GAGGGAAACTTTTAACCACCTTGCCAGTTGGTTGGAGGATGCCAGGCAACATGCAAATGCTAACATGACCATAATGCTCATAGGCAATAAATGTGATTTGTCTCATAGAAGGGCCGTGAGCACTGAGGAGGGCGAGCAATTTGCCAAAGAGAATGGCTTGATATTCATGGAGTGCTCTGCAAAAACTGCTCAGAATGTTGAAGAG GCATTTATAAGCACTGCTTCAACCATCTACAGGAAGATTCAGGATGGAGTTTTTGATGTGTCAAATGAG TCTTATGGAATCAAAGTCGGATATGGTGGCATCCCAGGGCCATCAGGAGGAAGAGATGGCGCAGCTGCTCAAGGAGGTGGCTGTTGTAGTTGA